The stretch of DNA CTATGTGTCCTGGGCTATTATCTTGGGATACGTGCTCCTGGAGTTCCGATACCGGATCAAGGCGGTGGGGGCCTTTGTGGTGGGCATCGGGTTTATCGCCATGGGCGCCGCATCCCTCTTGCCCTATCGCTATCAAACCGCAGAGCCGCTTGTGCCCGCGTTGAACAGCTACTGGATTTACATCCATGTCTCCGTCACCTTGACCAGCTACGCGGCATTCGCCATGGCGGGGGGATTGGGCTTGATGTATCTTTTCAAAGAACGGGCCGTCAATCGCGACAGTCAGTCCCGCTTCTATGCGGCCTTTCCCGATCTTGAAACCATTGATGAGCTTGGCTATAAGGCGATCATGTTGGGGTTTCCGCTGTTGGCCTTCGGGATCATCCTTGGGGCGATGTGGGCGAATTACGCATGGGGCGGGTATTGGAGTTGGGATCCAAAAGAAACTTGGTCGTTGATCGTGTGGCTGATTTATGGCGCGTATATCCATGCCCGCATGACTCGGGGGTGGGAAGGCCATAAAGCGGCGATCTATGCGATCTTCGGCTTTCTCATGGTCATTTTTTGTTTCTGGGGAGTGAATTTTCTGCTCTCCGGTCTGCATGCCTACGCGTAGACCATGACAGACCATACGCATCAAAGCTCCCCGAATCCCGCGCCGAGGACCGGTCCATCCCGAAGCGTAGTGGTCATTGCCGCTGCAGCCATTCTTGGCGTGATGTTTCTCGTGGTCTGGTTGCAGAGTTCCAAGTACGAACCGTTGGTGGTGGGCAAAGAGGCGCCGGATTTTCAGTTGCCTGACTTAAACGACAAGCAACTGCGGCTGTCGGACTACCGCGGGAAAGTGGTGTTCTTGAACTTTTGGGCGACCTGGTGCAAACCATGCCGAGAAGAAATGCCTTCGATGGAGGTCCTGTATAAAAACTTTGAGAAGGACGGGCTGGTGATTCTTGCGGTCAGCATCGACCGGGTCACGACGAAGAAGGAGATCCCGCCGTTTGTAAAAGGCCTGAATCTCACATTCCCGGTCTTGGTCGATTCCTGGGGGCAGACCGATAAGCGTTACAAACTCATGGGCGTTCCAGAGACGTATATCATCGACCAGCAGGGAGTGCTTCGCGAGAAAGTGATCGGCCCTCGGGACTGGACCAGATTGGACAACCTCAAGGTACTGACGAACCTGCTTAAGCCTGCGGAGAAGGCCGCGCAGGCGATCCCGGCTCAAGAGCCTCCCACGTCATAACGGTGAAGATGAATCGTTGGCCGGTACTCTCCATAGTTGCCGCAGCGGTGATGGTCGGCGGAGGATTTTCTGCCGACGCCCGAGGGGCATCCTTCTCCACGCAAGG from Nitrospira sp. encodes:
- the ccsB gene encoding c-type cytochrome biogenesis protein CcsB, translating into MMRSLFLFDMTFWLYLAALGLYVAYLFAKRPAMQMVPAGHPIENLEERDGAWATQLGQVATLVTVFGWVLNTLALTTRAFERMEHSGTFAPWSNQFEAMAYVSWAIILGYVLLEFRYRIKAVGAFVVGIGFIAMGAASLLPYRYQTAEPLVPALNSYWIYIHVSVTLTSYAAFAMAGGLGLMYLFKERAVNRDSQSRFYAAFPDLETIDELGYKAIMLGFPLLAFGIILGAMWANYAWGGYWSWDPKETWSLIVWLIYGAYIHARMTRGWEGHKAAIYAIFGFLMVIFCFWGVNFLLSGLHAYA
- a CDS encoding TlpA disulfide reductase family protein, which codes for MTDHTHQSSPNPAPRTGPSRSVVVIAAAAILGVMFLVVWLQSSKYEPLVVGKEAPDFQLPDLNDKQLRLSDYRGKVVFLNFWATWCKPCREEMPSMEVLYKNFEKDGLVILAVSIDRVTTKKEIPPFVKGLNLTFPVLVDSWGQTDKRYKLMGVPETYIIDQQGVLREKVIGPRDWTRLDNLKVLTNLLKPAEKAAQAIPAQEPPTS